The Miscanthus floridulus cultivar M001 chromosome 7, ASM1932011v1, whole genome shotgun sequence genome includes a region encoding these proteins:
- the LOC136464419 gene encoding uncharacterized protein gives MAERSPNPRALLEYDVFATPDLTASGGFRSLSPPSGFLDAGSGPHFFKVRCLFCGDESKKDVALYALAPGAQGCSERFGSRLLTRRCHPTCPNPAHMVRKCASPDCRELGSIELQEVAGSLRQTGRLRFLTIKCQGYEILIYTAGQEWVAVSATGEVVPVFYGIGKIFKGSDAAGNKVAIPTRFQVVQKE, from the exons ATGGCGGAGCGCTCGCCCAACCCGAGAGCCCTGCTCGAGTATGACGTCTTCGCGACCCCAGACCTCACCGCGTCCGGCGGCTTCCGCAGCCTCTCCCCGCCCAGCGGGTTCCTCGACGCAGGTTCTGGACCGCATTTCTTCAAG GTGCGCTGCCTGTTCTGCGGCGACGAATCGAAGAAGGACGTCGCCCTCTACGCTCTTGCTCCCGGTGCGCAGGGTTGCTCGGAGAGATTCGGATCCCGTCTGCTAACCAGGAGGTGCCACCCGACGTGCCCCAACCCGGCTCACATGGTCAGGAAG TGCGCCAGCCCGGACTGCCGTGAGCTCGGATCCATCGAGCTTCAGGAGGTGGCAGGATCTCTCAGGCAAACCGGGCGTCTCCGCTTCCTCACGATCAAGTGCCAGGGCTACGAGATCCTCATCTACACGGCTGGCCAGGAGTGGGTGGCGGTTTCAGCAACAGGCGAAGTGGTCCCTGTCTTTTACGGCATCGGCAAAATATTCAAGGGATCGGACGCCGCCGGGAACAAGGTCGCCATCCCTACACGCTTCCAAGTAGTTCAAAAGGAATGA
- the LOC136466121 gene encoding uncharacterized protein, giving the protein MPHRAFLYDDDLVVFVAPNAADLHCLKHILALFAGASGLITNMDKCLASQPIRCSEDDLMIVQQAFPCRIAPFPCRYLGAPLSFSRLRRPDEQPLVDAAAARIPTWKAGLLTCAGRVVLTKVTLSAIPVHISIAACLSDWDIQQIDRRHRAFLWAGTEVTSGGSARSPGPRSSVDRRAMVASAFLTFVSSASPCAYDGSG; this is encoded by the coding sequence ATGCCACATAGAGCTTTCCTGTATGACGACGACTTGGTCGTCTTCGTCGCTCCGAATGCTGCTGATCTGCATTGCCTCAAGCATATCCTGGCACTCTTCGCCGGGGCGTCGGGTCTCATAACCAACATGGACAAATGCCTCGCATCGCAGCCTATTCGTTGTTCCGAGGACGACCTCATGATTGTCCAGCAAGCCTTCCCATGTCGGATCGCGCCTTTCCCTTGCAGGTACCTGGGGGCACCACTTTCCTTCTCAAGGCTTAGGAGACCTGACGAGCAGCCGCTTGTGGATGCGGCTGCGGCTAGGATACCGACATGGAAGGCGGGGTTGCTCACCTGCGCAGGTCGCGTGGTCCTCACCAAGGTCACCCTCTCTGCAATCCCCGTGCATATCTCCATAGCCGCATGTCTCTCCGACTGGGATATTCAGCAGATCGATCGCCGTCACCGCGCTTTCCTATGGGCCGGAACGGAGGTCACCTCTGGGGGAAGTGCAAGGTCTCCTGGTCCACGGTCATCTGTAGACCGACGTGCTATGGTGGCCTCGGCGTTCTTGACCTTCGTTTCTTCGGCTTCGCCCTGCGCCTACGATGGGAGTGGCTAA